A window from Enterocloster bolteae encodes these proteins:
- a CDS encoding LacI family DNA-binding transcriptional regulator, protein MKSSDSGDSIQNTGKRANGRGHNTSIDVAKLAGVSQATVSRAFNPASKMNPSTRQRVLDAASALKYAPDAIARSLISNSTNIVAVIMQNTTNPFYATVLSKLSIRLRSMGKQILFFYLDDEGHMKDLIHQILQYRVDGILITSVTLTSDLADTCVDFGVPVVLFNRYMNTPGIQAVCCDNVQAGRDCADYFFMKGYRSFAFIGGHDEASTSHDRRRGFVSRLEERGIHDCSVINTPFTYEGGRDGFRRLLEQEGTCPKALFCVSDLVCAGVLDCARFEYNLKVPEDVAVIGFDDIELASYNSYSITSFVQPMDSMIDRVLDLLLSEKQPSESTNLTLFPCTLKTRGTA, encoded by the coding sequence ATGAAAAGCTCTGATTCTGGCGACAGCATCCAGAATACCGGCAAGCGCGCAAATGGGCGCGGCCACAATACCTCCATCGACGTGGCAAAGCTGGCCGGCGTATCCCAGGCCACCGTATCAAGGGCCTTCAATCCCGCCTCGAAGATGAATCCATCTACGCGCCAGCGGGTTCTGGACGCTGCCAGCGCCTTAAAATACGCCCCTGACGCGATTGCCAGGAGTCTTATATCCAACAGCACCAACATTGTGGCCGTCATTATGCAGAACACCACCAATCCATTCTACGCAACGGTCTTAAGCAAGCTTTCTATCCGGCTGCGCTCCATGGGCAAGCAGATCCTGTTTTTTTATCTGGACGATGAAGGCCATATGAAGGACCTAATCCATCAAATCCTGCAGTACAGGGTGGACGGCATCCTGATCACATCCGTGACCCTGACATCCGATCTGGCCGATACCTGCGTGGACTTCGGGGTTCCTGTGGTTCTGTTTAACCGCTATATGAATACCCCTGGAATCCAGGCTGTCTGCTGCGACAACGTACAGGCAGGGCGCGACTGCGCGGATTACTTTTTCATGAAGGGCTACCGCAGCTTTGCCTTTATAGGAGGCCACGACGAGGCTTCCACCAGCCACGACCGCCGCAGAGGCTTTGTGTCCCGTCTGGAGGAGCGGGGAATTCATGACTGCTCTGTCATCAACACCCCGTTTACCTACGAAGGGGGCAGGGATGGTTTCAGAAGGCTTCTGGAGCAGGAAGGAACATGCCCCAAAGCCCTGTTCTGTGTCAGCGACCTGGTCTGCGCCGGAGTCCTGGACTGCGCCCGGTTTGAATACAATCTGAAGGTGCCGGAGGACGTGGCAGTCATAGGCTTCGACGATATAGAGCTGGCTTCCTACAACTCCTACAGCATCACTTCCTTTGTCCAGCCCATGGACAGCATGATTGACAGAGTATTGGATTTGCTGCTGTCAGAGAAGCAGCCCTCGGAATCCACCAATCTGACGCTTTTCCCCTGCACCTTAAAGACCAGGGGCACCGCATGA
- a CDS encoding Ldh family oxidoreductase: MGNTVLMRGETVTAFTQELFQKAGMSEPDAKYHAECLVNTNYWGIDSHGVIRVPAYFKRMLNGAINTNPQIKVVRGEGCLEVLDVDAAAGFIGGRAGMERAMDHAAVSGIAACGVINSNHFGAGALYARMAAERGMIGIAMTNVKPLIVAPGASVPVTGNNPIAFGIPTYGEFPFVLDMSLSVVAGGKLTLAIKKKEKIPMDWATDKNGRPTDDPQAAFDGYLLPMGGHKGLGLSYVVDILSGLITGGVFSKDMKSMYANPKDPSLTGHFFIAMDISKIISKEQMKERMAQFKDQLKATPMWQEGAQMLLPGEIEYRKEQERRQNGLPIPVTTYEELAELKKEYDIQAPLTIIQE; the protein is encoded by the coding sequence GTGGGCAATACAGTATTGATGCGCGGTGAAACCGTGACTGCGTTTACGCAGGAATTATTCCAGAAGGCCGGAATGAGCGAACCAGATGCGAAGTATCATGCAGAATGTCTTGTAAATACCAATTATTGGGGAATTGATTCCCATGGCGTGATTCGGGTTCCGGCTTATTTTAAGAGAATGTTAAATGGGGCCATTAACACCAACCCTCAGATCAAGGTGGTGCGGGGCGAGGGATGCCTTGAGGTCCTGGACGTGGACGCGGCAGCCGGATTCATCGGCGGCAGGGCAGGTATGGAGCGCGCCATGGACCACGCTGCTGTAAGTGGCATAGCGGCTTGCGGCGTCATCAACAGCAACCACTTTGGAGCAGGCGCCCTCTATGCCCGCATGGCGGCTGAGCGGGGCATGATTGGAATTGCCATGACCAATGTAAAACCTCTGATTGTGGCTCCGGGAGCCAGTGTTCCGGTGACAGGAAACAATCCCATTGCCTTCGGCATCCCTACATACGGCGAATTCCCATTTGTGCTGGATATGTCCCTTTCCGTGGTGGCCGGCGGCAAGCTTACCCTGGCAATAAAGAAGAAGGAAAAGATTCCTATGGACTGGGCAACTGATAAGAACGGCCGTCCCACCGATGATCCCCAGGCAGCCTTTGACGGATATCTGCTGCCCATGGGCGGACACAAGGGATTGGGCTTATCCTATGTGGTGGACATATTATCCGGCCTGATAACAGGAGGCGTTTTCTCGAAGGATATGAAGAGCATGTACGCCAATCCCAAGGACCCAAGCCTGACCGGCCATTTCTTTATCGCCATGGATATCTCCAAGATTATATCAAAGGAACAGATGAAGGAGCGCATGGCGCAGTTTAAGGACCAGCTGAAGGCAACGCCCATGTGGCAGGAAGGGGCTCAGATGCTTCTGCCGGGCGAGATTGAGTACCGTAAGGAACAGGAGAGACGTCAGAACGGTCTTCCTATTCCGGTGACCACCTACGAGGAACTGGCAGAGCTTAAGAAGGAATATGACATCCAGGCTCCGCTGACCATAATCCAAGAGTGA
- a CDS encoding SDR family NAD(P)-dependent oxidoreductase, whose product MKLENKVAIITGGTKGIGYGIAEEYLKEGAKITICSRNAQEGVKAAKELGKLGEVLYLQADVSSIEDNQMLVDETVKKYGRLDIFVANAGINDPDKTHYLHITEEQYDRILGVNLKGLFFGGQLAARQMVKQGQGGAIVNISSVNAYLALDSQMCYTTSKGGVSQLTKVQAVALTPYDIKVNAICPGPIESELMRRVGSDEQLFNTVISRTPIGRIGTPNECGRLAVFLACDDSNFVYGQSIYIDGGRSFQAFPVPGYKTVTDEQYEKLMELEQK is encoded by the coding sequence ATGAAACTGGAAAATAAAGTTGCCATTATCACCGGCGGTACAAAGGGAATCGGATATGGAATCGCGGAAGAGTATCTGAAGGAAGGCGCAAAAATCACCATTTGTTCCAGAAACGCCCAAGAGGGCGTGAAGGCGGCAAAAGAGCTGGGAAAGCTGGGAGAGGTGCTGTACCTGCAGGCCGATGTTTCATCTATCGAGGATAACCAGATGCTGGTGGACGAGACAGTAAAGAAGTACGGAAGGCTGGATATTTTTGTGGCCAACGCGGGAATCAATGATCCTGACAAGACCCACTATCTGCACATCACGGAAGAACAGTATGACAGGATTCTGGGCGTCAACCTGAAGGGACTGTTCTTTGGAGGCCAGCTGGCGGCAAGGCAGATGGTAAAGCAGGGGCAGGGCGGAGCCATTGTCAATATTTCTTCTGTGAACGCTTACCTGGCCTTGGACAGCCAGATGTGTTATACCACCAGCAAGGGCGGAGTCAGCCAGCTGACCAAGGTACAGGCTGTGGCTCTCACTCCCTATGACATCAAGGTAAATGCCATCTGTCCGGGTCCCATTGAGAGTGAGCTTATGAGGCGTGTTGGATCGGATGAACAGCTGTTTAACACGGTGATTTCCAGGACGCCCATAGGCAGGATCGGAACTCCTAATGAATGCGGAAGGCTGGCCGTGTTCCTGGCCTGCGATGATTCCAATTTCGTGTACGGACAGTCCATATACATTGACGGCGGCAGAAGCTTCCAGGCATTCCCGGTACCGGGTTACAAGACGGTTACGGATGAACAGTATGAGAAGCTTATGGAGCTGGAGCAAAAGTAG
- a CDS encoding L-fucose/L-arabinose isomerase family protein — translation MGLPKVGMITFSDAREHEYKVLYEEKTAARIKRTVEYFADYEMELHTFDTVARSPQDIDRQTDELKKKGVEVFIANIPCWTWPNGVVRGVLNMGLPTILLSNDDPGTHGTVGFLGSGGALNQIGYKHLRIQQDFTDEHPNLFDTKMMPYIRAAAAVRKLQGRIFGFIGGRSLGIDTGSFDPMQWKKLFQIDSDHIDHEEIVRRAEAIDESRVEAVFKWLVDSVGSVKYDEKLTEERLKYQVACYLATKDIIADRHLDFGAIKCMPDMTNFRAPQCISTALLNGGYDADGEFDPFPISCEADADGALTMEMLKLISGGMPTMFADVSHVGYKEKLIYLPNCGSMCTYYAGRCCDGCRNMKNIELRRANRPSGGAVTFTVPSAGEMTMARLCRVDGKYQMFIIETEFVDPSKEILDAFVKARGVHQLPVAFMKADFDIEKFVDRFNSNHISGVAGHYKKELINLCSLLDIEPVVIQ, via the coding sequence ATGGGGTTGCCGAAAGTCGGCATGATTACCTTTAGCGATGCAAGAGAACATGAGTACAAGGTGCTTTACGAGGAAAAGACAGCAGCCAGGATAAAACGGACCGTTGAATACTTTGCTGACTATGAGATGGAGCTGCATACCTTTGACACCGTGGCACGTTCTCCCCAGGATATTGACCGTCAGACAGATGAGCTTAAGAAGAAGGGGGTGGAAGTATTTATTGCCAATATCCCCTGCTGGACCTGGCCCAACGGAGTGGTCCGGGGAGTGCTGAATATGGGCCTTCCCACCATACTGCTCTCCAATGACGATCCCGGAACCCATGGAACCGTAGGATTCCTGGGCTCAGGAGGAGCGTTAAACCAGATAGGCTACAAACATCTTCGGATACAGCAGGATTTTACGGATGAGCACCCGAATCTGTTTGACACCAAGATGATGCCTTACATACGGGCCGCTGCCGCTGTGAGAAAGCTGCAGGGCAGGATATTCGGCTTTATCGGAGGCCGTTCCCTGGGCATTGACACGGGAAGTTTTGATCCCATGCAGTGGAAGAAACTGTTTCAGATTGACAGCGACCACATTGACCATGAAGAAATCGTCCGCAGGGCTGAGGCGATTGATGAGAGCAGGGTGGAAGCCGTATTCAAGTGGCTGGTGGATTCTGTGGGCTCTGTGAAGTATGACGAAAAGCTGACCGAAGAGCGGTTAAAATATCAGGTGGCCTGTTATCTGGCAACCAAGGATATTATCGCTGACCGCCATCTGGATTTCGGCGCCATCAAATGTATGCCGGACATGACGAATTTCAGGGCGCCCCAGTGCATTTCCACGGCACTGCTCAACGGCGGATACGATGCGGACGGGGAGTTCGACCCATTCCCTATTTCCTGTGAGGCTGATGCGGACGGAGCCCTGACCATGGAGATGTTAAAACTTATCTCCGGGGGAATGCCCACCATGTTCGCGGATGTGAGCCATGTGGGATACAAGGAAAAGCTTATATACCTTCCAAACTGCGGTTCCATGTGCACCTACTATGCGGGCCGGTGCTGCGACGGATGCAGGAACATGAAGAACATCGAGCTGCGCAGGGCAAACAGGCCCTCCGGGGGAGCTGTCACCTTTACCGTGCCGAGCGCGGGCGAGATGACCATGGCAAGGCTTTGCAGGGTGGATGGAAAGTATCAGATGTTTATTATTGAGACAGAGTTTGTGGATCCGTCCAAGGAGATTCTGGATGCCTTTGTGAAAGCAAGAGGCGTGCATCAGCTTCCGGTTGCATTTATGAAAGCGGATTTTGATATTGAGAAATTTGTGGACAGATTCAACTCCAACCACATCAGCGGTGTGGCGGGCCATTATAAAAAGGAACTTATCAATCTGTGCAGTCTGCTGGACATTGAGCCGGTTGTGATACAGTAG
- a CDS encoding SMP-30/gluconolactonase/LRE family protein, translated as MGLFYESFDERFFDVVDVKQDLATVCSGFTFIEGPIWNDVTGCLTFNDIPESRTYRLEQGKTVRLLREDTHKANGNAYDMDSNIIVCEHVRSCISRTNDQGENLEVLVSHYGDKELNSPNDVVVRSDGVIFFTDPRFGRNPSRVGLERPQELDFQGVFSFDPGTGELKLLADDFENPNGLCFSPDEAFLYVNDSPKKHIRKFRVEADGTLSGGAVWAETTGEGAGLPDGMKTDSRENVYCCAQGGIHIFNKNADYLGIIKVPEQTGNCAFGGPDMDILYLAASTTLYSFRIKGRADKNGRKILNGQGK; from the coding sequence GTGGGACTTTTCTATGAGAGTTTTGATGAACGGTTTTTCGATGTGGTGGATGTGAAACAGGATCTTGCGACGGTCTGTTCCGGCTTTACCTTCATCGAAGGCCCTATATGGAACGATGTTACAGGATGCCTGACCTTTAACGATATCCCGGAGAGCAGGACTTACCGTCTGGAACAGGGCAAAACGGTAAGGCTTTTGCGGGAAGATACACATAAGGCCAATGGAAATGCCTATGACATGGATAGCAACATCATTGTCTGTGAGCATGTGCGAAGCTGCATATCCAGGACCAATGACCAGGGGGAAAACCTGGAAGTGCTGGTAAGCCATTATGGGGATAAGGAGCTTAACAGTCCCAACGATGTGGTGGTCAGAAGCGACGGGGTTATCTTTTTTACGGACCCCAGATTTGGAAGGAATCCGTCCCGGGTGGGACTTGAGAGGCCCCAGGAACTGGATTTCCAGGGTGTGTTCTCCTTTGACCCGGGGACAGGGGAGCTTAAGCTGCTGGCAGATGATTTTGAAAATCCCAACGGCCTGTGCTTTTCCCCGGATGAAGCCTTCCTCTATGTCAATGACTCGCCGAAAAAGCACATCCGTAAGTTCAGGGTGGAAGCGGACGGCACCTTAAGCGGCGGGGCCGTATGGGCAGAGACAACGGGAGAGGGCGCGGGCCTGCCTGACGGAATGAAGACGGACAGCCGGGAAAACGTGTATTGCTGCGCCCAGGGCGGAATTCATATTTTTAATAAAAATGCGGACTATCTGGGAATCATCAAGGTTCCTGAGCAGACCGGCAACTGCGCCTTTGGGGGACCGGACATGGATATTCTTTATCTGGCAGCCTCCACCACGCTCTACAGCTTCCGGATTAAAGGCCGCGCAGATAAAAACGGGAGGAAGATATTAAATGGTCAGGGAAAATAA
- a CDS encoding HpcH/HpaI aldolase family protein has product MVRENKVKQKLKNGEAVIGTFVKTVDPSVIEILGCSGMEFFVIDSEHVSYNPETITDLVRASDLTGIVPIVRVREATAVNIMQALDTGALGYHAPNVDTPEQARIAVDAGRYTPLGNRGFAPTHRAANYGMMDKQEYIDKANKEILTIIHCETMESLGNLDEILKLEELDVVFIGPMDLSQSLGRDVMGQRKHPKLLEAIDQIIEKVNKAGKAVGTVADNAQMAKELMEKGVRYIPISSDQGMIGNMAKNIVKEFNQYSK; this is encoded by the coding sequence ATGGTCAGGGAAAATAAAGTAAAACAGAAACTGAAAAACGGCGAAGCCGTAATCGGAACCTTTGTAAAGACAGTGGATCCCAGTGTGATTGAAATTCTGGGATGCAGCGGGATGGAGTTCTTTGTTATAGACAGTGAACACGTCTCCTATAACCCGGAAACCATCACGGATTTGGTAAGGGCCTCAGACCTGACGGGAATCGTGCCCATTGTCCGGGTCAGGGAAGCCACGGCGGTGAACATTATGCAGGCCCTGGATACAGGAGCCCTGGGTTATCATGCGCCGAACGTGGATACACCGGAGCAGGCCAGGATTGCGGTGGACGCGGGAAGATATACGCCTCTTGGAAACAGGGGATTTGCGCCCACCCACAGAGCTGCCAATTACGGAATGATGGATAAGCAGGAGTATATTGACAAGGCCAACAAGGAGATTCTGACTATTATCCACTGTGAGACCATGGAATCCCTGGGCAATCTGGACGAGATTCTTAAGTTAGAGGAGCTGGATGTGGTATTTATCGGGCCCATGGACTTGTCCCAGTCCCTGGGAAGGGATGTGATGGGCCAGAGGAAGCACCCAAAGCTTCTGGAAGCCATTGACCAAATCATCGAGAAGGTAAACAAGGCGGGCAAGGCAGTGGGCACTGTGGCGGACAACGCGCAGATGGCAAAGGAACTGATGGAAAAGGGAGTGCGCTATATCCCTATCAGCTCCGATCAGGGCATGATTGGAAATATGGCGAAAAACATTGTAAAAGAGTTTAACCAGTATTCAAAATAA
- a CDS encoding creatininase family protein translates to MKKQTEFKLDKRDSVWFQDNTAAVNCAYAKEVCDIAILPIGAIEQHGPHCPCGSDSFNAMGIAEAVARKSGAMILACPMYGSHPAHHWGMPGTIPLTFETHVGLLTDIVRGAANAGFNKFLIISAHGQTMSMFEAVHKLGIEGYFTIGSTWYDFLRDNKKTLDTFMWHADEAETSVALSLYPDKVHMDLAVPGKAHGLIDSKWKIAPGQAAGEGMLYHFEGTFSLMEKDDLDTGVIGDPTNASKEKGDKIVERCADLYCELLEEVKTKYPCGVNPLGFRNPLGYNGTNNIQYDAMHDEHGNLKK, encoded by the coding sequence ATGAAAAAGCAGACAGAATTCAAATTAGACAAGAGAGATTCCGTATGGTTCCAGGACAATACGGCAGCTGTAAACTGTGCTTACGCAAAGGAAGTGTGTGACATTGCGATTCTTCCAATCGGAGCCATCGAACAGCACGGACCTCACTGCCCATGCGGCAGCGATTCCTTTAACGCCATGGGTATTGCTGAGGCGGTTGCCAGAAAGTCCGGCGCCATGATTCTCGCCTGCCCGATGTACGGCTCCCATCCGGCTCACCACTGGGGCATGCCCGGAACCATCCCGCTGACCTTTGAGACCCATGTGGGCCTTTTGACCGATATCGTCCGCGGCGCTGCCAACGCAGGCTTTAACAAGTTCCTGATTATCTCCGCCCATGGCCAGACCATGTCCATGTTTGAGGCGGTTCATAAGTTAGGTATCGAGGGATACTTTACCATCGGCAGCACCTGGTATGATTTCCTGAGAGACAACAAGAAAACACTGGATACATTTATGTGGCATGCAGATGAGGCGGAGACTTCTGTGGCTCTGTCCCTGTATCCCGACAAGGTACATATGGACCTGGCTGTACCGGGCAAGGCCCACGGCCTCATCGACTCCAAGTGGAAGATCGCGCCAGGCCAGGCAGCAGGTGAAGGCATGCTGTACCACTTCGAGGGAACCTTCTCCCTGATGGAGAAGGATGACCTGGATACAGGTGTAATTGGGGATCCCACCAATGCAAGCAAGGAAAAGGGCGACAAAATCGTGGAGAGATGCGCGGATCTGTACTGCGAACTGCTTGAAGAGGTAAAGACAAAGTATCCATGCGGCGTGAATCCTCTGGGCTTCCGCAATCCTCTGGGTTATAACGGCACCAACAATATCCAGTATGACGCAATGCACGACGAACACGGCAACCTGAAGAAATAA
- a CDS encoding four-carbon acid sugar kinase family protein, whose amino-acid sequence MREITRLPAGELEQKAERDEGRIERLLGDAIKRSGRKIVVLDDDPTGVQTVHDVSVYTDWSEESVLQGFQEEGNLFYILTNSRGFTEDETKKAHQEIAGNIVKAARKTGRDFLIMSRGDSTLRGHYPLETQVLRDVLSREGQQETDGEVICPFFKEGGRFTIGNIHYVRYGRELVPAGETEFAADRTFGYRSSNLADYVEEKTKGAYPAGEVICIGLDDLRHGRVDKVAGQLMEVRNFNKVIVNAVDYGDLKVFVLALYEAMGQGKRFLFRTAASLVKVMGGITDQPLLTREKMALPENGHGGVIVVGSHTAKTTRQLMELKKVPGIRFLEFNSDLVLNDAAFREETERTLELISQTIAEGKTAAVYTRRKLLEFKDDTREAALMRSVKISEAVQSLVGNLKVVPAFVVAKGGITSSDVGTKALRVKRATVMGQICPGVPVWQTGKESRFPHIPYVIFPGNVGEDATLREAVEILLGR is encoded by the coding sequence ATGAGAGAAATCACCAGATTACCGGCAGGAGAGCTGGAGCAGAAGGCTGAACGGGATGAGGGACGGATTGAACGGCTCCTTGGGGACGCAATCAAAAGGAGCGGCAGGAAGATCGTGGTGCTGGATGACGATCCCACCGGTGTCCAGACCGTTCATGACGTCTCGGTGTATACGGACTGGTCGGAGGAATCCGTGCTGCAGGGCTTTCAGGAGGAAGGGAACCTGTTCTATATTCTTACCAACTCCAGGGGCTTTACAGAGGACGAGACAAAAAAGGCCCACCAGGAGATTGCCGGAAATATAGTAAAGGCTGCCAGGAAAACAGGCCGGGATTTTCTCATTATGAGCCGCGGCGATTCCACACTCAGGGGACATTATCCCCTGGAGACCCAGGTGCTGCGGGATGTACTGAGCCGGGAAGGACAGCAGGAAACAGACGGCGAAGTCATCTGCCCCTTTTTCAAAGAGGGGGGACGCTTTACCATCGGAAACATCCACTATGTCAGATACGGCCGGGAACTGGTGCCTGCGGGGGAGACGGAATTTGCCGCCGACAGGACCTTTGGATATCGTTCTTCCAATCTGGCTGATTATGTGGAGGAGAAGACGAAAGGCGCCTATCCGGCTGGTGAAGTCATCTGCATCGGCCTGGACGACCTAAGACACGGCAGAGTGGATAAGGTGGCTGGACAGCTGATGGAGGTCAGGAACTTTAATAAGGTGATTGTGAACGCTGTGGACTACGGCGACTTAAAGGTCTTTGTCCTGGCTCTCTATGAGGCCATGGGGCAGGGAAAACGGTTCCTGTTCCGGACAGCAGCCTCCCTGGTAAAGGTGATGGGAGGCATCACGGACCAGCCCCTTCTTACCAGGGAGAAGATGGCGCTGCCGGAGAACGGACACGGTGGCGTCATCGTGGTGGGGTCACATACAGCCAAGACCACCAGACAGCTTATGGAGCTTAAAAAGGTACCCGGAATACGGTTCCTGGAATTCAATTCCGACCTGGTGTTAAATGACGCCGCATTCAGGGAAGAGACAGAGCGGACCCTGGAGCTGATTAGCCAGACCATAGCGGAGGGAAAGACGGCTGCGGTCTATACCAGAAGGAAACTGCTGGAATTTAAGGATGACACCAGGGAAGCCGCCCTTATGCGTTCCGTGAAGATATCGGAGGCAGTGCAGTCCCTGGTGGGGAACCTGAAGGTGGTACCCGCTTTTGTGGTAGCAAAAGGAGGCATCACTTCATCTGATGTGGGCACAAAGGCGCTCCGGGTGAAGCGGGCCACGGTAATGGGGCAGATATGTCCCGGCGTGCCGGTCTGGCAGACGGGGAAGGAGAGCCGGTTTCCGCATATTCCATATGTGATATTTCCGGGTAATGTGGGAGAGGATGCGACTCTCAGGGAGGCAGTGGAGATATTGCTGGGGCGATAA
- a CDS encoding DUF4317 domain-containing protein: MNKKEANEIKKLFTPAGCAITRICGCYVDAEKNKKTELKEAFLSLQEEEAFKYFTIFRNALSGTIEKNLINMEFPLHTEAEGGTQHFLLKLRDSQLKDDAILEEFYDKVIAAYDYGENYYIILIHCAYDIPAKATDGTEMFDASDYVYEFIQCTICPVKLSKAGLCYNSLTNTIENRDRDWLVEAPVQGFLFPAFNDRNTDIHSLLYYAKNPEELPDTLIDELLGCVIPMSAKSQKETFQAIVEETLGENCDFETVKNIHENLSELVEETKDEPVPLTLDKYQVKKLLETNGATPEKLEEFEQRYAQVEDGPGTSFVAANVVNTRSFEIKTPDVSIKVSPDKTYLVENRMIEGRPCIVIAINEHVEINGITVRPVAAPKGDEDENVPF, encoded by the coding sequence ATGAATAAGAAAGAAGCAAATGAGATCAAAAAATTGTTTACACCTGCAGGCTGCGCCATCACCCGTATCTGCGGCTGCTATGTGGACGCGGAGAAAAATAAAAAGACGGAGCTTAAGGAGGCATTCCTCTCCCTCCAGGAGGAAGAGGCCTTTAAATATTTTACCATATTCAGAAACGCCCTTTCCGGGACCATCGAAAAGAATCTGATTAATATGGAGTTTCCTTTACATACGGAGGCAGAAGGAGGTACCCAGCATTTTCTCTTAAAGCTCAGGGACAGCCAGTTAAAGGATGACGCGATACTGGAGGAGTTCTATGACAAGGTCATTGCGGCATATGACTACGGCGAGAATTACTATATCATCCTTATCCACTGCGCCTACGATATCCCGGCCAAGGCAACGGACGGTACGGAGATGTTTGACGCGTCGGACTATGTATACGAATTCATACAGTGTACCATCTGTCCTGTCAAGCTTTCCAAGGCCGGATTGTGTTACAACAGCCTTACAAATACCATTGAAAACCGCGACAGGGACTGGCTGGTGGAAGCGCCCGTCCAGGGATTTCTGTTCCCTGCCTTTAACGACAGGAATACGGATATCCACAGCCTTTTGTACTATGCCAAGAATCCGGAAGAGCTGCCGGATACCCTGATCGACGAGCTGTTAGGCTGCGTGATTCCCATGTCTGCCAAAAGCCAGAAGGAGACGTTTCAGGCCATTGTGGAGGAGACGCTGGGTGAGAACTGCGATTTTGAGACAGTGAAGAACATCCATGAGAACCTGAGCGAGCTGGTGGAGGAGACAAAGGATGAGCCTGTCCCCCTGACCCTGGACAAGTATCAGGTGAAGAAGCTGTTAGAGACCAACGGCGCCACCCCTGAGAAGCTGGAGGAGTTTGAACAGAGGTATGCGCAAGTGGAGGACGGCCCCGGCACCAGCTTTGTGGCAGCCAATGTGGTCAACACCAGGAGCTTTGAAATCAAGACCCCGGACGTGAGCATCAAGGTATCACCAGATAAGACATATCTGGTGGAGAACCGGATGATTGAGGGACGGCCCTGTATTGTCATAGCCATCAATGAACATGTGGAGATTAACGGAATCACAGTACGCCCCGTGGCTGCGCCGAAAGGGGATGAGGATGAAAATGTACCTTTTTAG